AGGCTCAAGCCCTTCCACATCTTCTGGTATATCCTGATCTGTATGCCCATGGCCATCGACGGCTTCGCGCAGCTATTCGGGGTGCCCATACCGCGGGGCATCGGCCCGGACTACACGCTGGTCTGGACGACGCTGAGCAATAACGGGCTGCGCATCATTACCGGCTCCATCTTCGGCTTCGGCAGCGCCATCTTCGTCCTGCCCTACATCCAGCACATCATGGAGTCCGAGGATGTACCCAAAAAAGAGGGCGCCGGGGCGAGTGCTGATAAGAACGGCCAGTAGAGCCCTACGCTTTTGTTTAACCCTCCAATGGCATGGTCTATGCCGTCCTAGCGACGCATATATACCCCCTGTTTTTCAACACGAAAACACGAAAATTTTTATATCCCACGTAAAGCACAAAAACACCAAGCTCATGCCTGGTGTTCAAAACACTAAACAACCTCCCGAAGGGCACCAAAGCACTAATTATTTAAAACACGAGGACAGCATGCGCTTATCCAGAAGTTATGCTGTCTCTCGTGTTTTCACTGTTTAGTGAGGTTCGGGCATTTGGGAGGTTGTTTAGTGTTTTAAGCCCGAAGCATGCGCCTTCGTGCTTTCGAGCCCTTACGTGGGATAAAAAAGAATTTTCGTGGTTTAGTGATACAAACCGGAGGGATCCAGCGCCACGGGAAACACGGCATGGGACAACATTTTGGATAAATGAGCCCTATAAATAATATTAAAGCTTCTTTTCTCCGAAAGGCCACGCCATATCTTTCACCCGCCCCAGCACGTCGGACGTCTTCCGCTCATCATGCTTCAGGGCCGCGTGGATCAGCTCGAGAAGCGCATAGACGAACGGCACGGCCCAGGCAAGGATATAGGCGTAGGCGAGGCCATAGGGCACGCCTGTGACAAGGCGCAGGGCATTCGTGCTCTCCCGCCAGCCCAGGAGCTGCGTCGTGCCGTCGATGCCCGTAGGGGCCAAAAGAAGAGCGAACAGCAGCCAGTTCATCCTGAACTCCCTGTCCCCATACCCTTTAAGCCTGAAGAAGATGAGGCCCAGCGCAGTGGCCACGTAGATGGAGGCGCAGCGGGCGCATACCGGCATCTGGATATCGTCGTAGAACAGCGAGCGCCAAGGGAGCTGGTGGCAGAACAGAGAAAAAAACCGAAAAATGCCATCAGAAATGCCGACCGCAAGCGGCGCAGGGCCGAATATCGACAATAGCAGCCACGGCACGAACTGGGCCAGGGCAATGGCCGTGTAGGCGACGACGATGGCGTCGAATGCCAGCTTTTTTATGTTGACCATGATACAACCAACGATATTCCCGCTATAGGTATAAATGCCTTTAGAGGGGCATAAGGGTAGTTAGCCCGGGGGCATACCATCGGCAGCCCGCGATTAAGATACACGAGTTTCGGCGAGAGGGGGCGCGGGGCGGCTGTGAAAATAAAGAGCCGCCCACGCCGCATATCATTCATTCTTTTGACGAATCATTTAGCCTCCATAAGCCGCGTATCGCTAACGATGCACCGGAAACACTTCGCCACCTTGATAACGCTCATCGCCACGCTCACCGCTTTCTGCGTGCCGGCGCACGCCCAGATGGCGTTCGAGGGGATGGACGGGTATGGAATGCAGGGTATGCCGCCCTACGGCATGGATGGATATAGCCTGCCGGGCACGTCATCGTCCACGGGAATGCCCTCGGCAGAGGCGCTCAGCGCCCAGTCGCTGGCAGGCATCGACACGAACCAGGGATTCGACCACATGTCCCCGCAGGAGGCCGCCTATCGCCGCGCTGTCGTGGATAACTGCGTCGCGTTCCATAAAAAGATGTCCTCGGGGCGGCTGCAGTTCGGGAGGCACATGGAGAGCCAGTACTTCAACACACGGTACTGGGAGCCCGTCTATTATAACGGCAGCCAGTTCTGGAAGGTCAAGCAGGGCGTGAGCAAATCGGACGCGCTGCGGGACTTCATCGGCGCGGGCGGCGGCAAGTACAAGATCGACTGCGCCGCGGCCATCAACCTCATACTGTTAAAATCGAAGCTCGACACCGTGGGCGAAGGCAACTTCGACCGGCGGCTGCCCACGCTCATGGTCCGGGGCTGGAAGACCTATACGACGTCGAAGGACGGCAACCTTGAGGAGTACAAGACGCTGGAGAAGTGGTCGGGCGACGAGTATTCGCCGGGCTCGCCCTCGGGCCTCAGGACGGGCGACTACGTCTATTTCAAGAACCACCCGATGATGGAGGGCACGCCCGAGCAGGGCGAGAACGCCGTCTACATTGGCACCGACTCCTGGGGAAGGCCCGTCTTCTTCGGCCTTAATATAGGCATGTTCCGGGGCACCTTCAACCAGTACGGCATCCTGTCATCGGAGAGGGGCGCCATCGACCCCGACAGCCTTAAAAGCATGATGCGCTAGGTAAGACCGGGTTGTACTTTTTCTCGCAACATATAATATGCTGCGCGATAATATAATTTTAAGAGGAATCCTGATGGCAGACAAGATCAAAGTAGCGCTCAACGGTTATGGCACTATAGGCAAGCGGGTCGCCGATGCCGTGATGCGCCAGGACGACATGACGCTGGTAGGAATTGCGAAGACCAAGCCCGATTATGAGGCCTATGCGGCCAATAAGAAGGGCTATCCCATTTACGCCGTGGAGCCGGCCAAGGCCGAATCGAAGTTCAAGGCGGCCGGCATTCCCGTCTCCGGCTCCAACCTGGACATGATCAAAAAGGCCGACATCGTTGTCGACTGCGCCCCCGAAGGCCTGGGCGAGGAGAACAAGAAGAACATCTACGATAAGCTCGACAAGCCCGCCATCTTCCAGGGCGGCGAGGAGCACGAGGTGGCCGGCACGTCTTTCAATGCGGCCGCCAACTATGGCGAGGCCATCGGCAAAAAGTATGTCCGCGTGGTCTCGTGTAACACGACGGGCCTGTGCCGGCTTTTATACGCGCTGGACACGGCCTTCGGCGTGCAGAAGGCGCGCGTGGTGCTCGTCAGGCGGGGCGGGGACCCGAACGACGCAAAGCGGGGGCCAATAAACGGCATAGTGCCCGATCCGATCCATTTGCCGTCTCACCACGGCCCCGACGTGCAGACCGTGCTGCACCACATCAACATCGATACGGCGGCCATGAAGGTGCCCACGACACTGATGCACATGCACTTCGTGAACGCCACGCTCAAGAAGAAGCCGTCCCGTGACGAGGCTCTGGCGGCCCTGAAGCAGTACCCGAGGCTCTGGCTCATACCTTCCTGGTACACCCTAAAGTTCACCGGCGACGTCATCGAGTTCGGCCGGGAGCTGGGCCGCCCCAGGAGTGACATCATGGAGAACGCCATCTGGGAAGAGTCGGTGACCGTCGATAAGGAAGGCGAGTTCAACGTGTTCCAGGCCATCCACCAGGAATCGGACGTGGTGCCCGAGAACATCGACTGCATACGGGCGATGACCGGCATAGAAAAAGACGGCAAGAAGTCGATGGAGAAGACCAATAAGGCCCTGGGCATAGGCAACTTCAACCCGTGGAAGCTGACCCCGCCCTGACATTTTAATGAAAGCGGTCGAAGTCTTCATATCGGGCAGGGTCCAGGCCGTCGGATTCCGGGCCTTCACCCGCCGGAACGCCGTGATGCTCGGCGTGCGGGGGTACGTGGAGAACCTCG
This genomic window from Methanocella sp. contains:
- a CDS encoding type II glyceraldehyde-3-phosphate dehydrogenase, with the translated sequence MADKIKVALNGYGTIGKRVADAVMRQDDMTLVGIAKTKPDYEAYAANKKGYPIYAVEPAKAESKFKAAGIPVSGSNLDMIKKADIVVDCAPEGLGEENKKNIYDKLDKPAIFQGGEEHEVAGTSFNAAANYGEAIGKKYVRVVSCNTTGLCRLLYALDTAFGVQKARVVLVRRGGDPNDAKRGPINGIVPDPIHLPSHHGPDVQTVLHHINIDTAAMKVPTTLMHMHFVNATLKKKPSRDEALAALKQYPRLWLIPSWYTLKFTGDVIEFGRELGRPRSDIMENAIWEESVTVDKEGEFNVFQAIHQESDVVPENIDCIRAMTGIEKDGKKSMEKTNKALGIGNFNPWKLTPP
- a CDS encoding DUF2085 domain-containing protein, translated to MVNIKKLAFDAIVVAYTAIALAQFVPWLLLSIFGPAPLAVGISDGIFRFFSLFCHQLPWRSLFYDDIQMPVCARCASIYVATALGLIFFRLKGYGDREFRMNWLLFALLLAPTGIDGTTQLLGWRESTNALRLVTGVPYGLAYAYILAWAVPFVYALLELIHAALKHDERKTSDVLGRVKDMAWPFGEKKL